In a single window of the Prochlorococcus marinus XMU1412 genome:
- a CDS encoding TenA family protein, which produces MKITKKLWEDNYEIALLSLNTKFVQGLKNGSLPKNIFQEYLAQDYFFLETFAKAYGLAVSKSKDKYSIRKLSELLMGVSEELILHETYAKEWDIDLSNNYIKKATKNYTDFLDDTSKRLSSVEIMFAMTPCMRLYSWIGKSLYEGDFDTKYKEWIITYSDESFEKLADSLEILIETNKEKYDINQAKYLYRRAMELELDFFNAYSDF; this is translated from the coding sequence ATGAAAATAACAAAAAAACTTTGGGAGGATAATTATGAGATTGCTTTACTAAGTTTAAATACAAAATTTGTTCAAGGTTTAAAGAATGGAAGTCTACCTAAAAATATATTTCAAGAATATTTAGCTCAAGATTATTTCTTTTTAGAGACTTTTGCTAAGGCTTATGGTCTTGCTGTTTCCAAATCAAAAGATAAGTACTCAATAAGGAAGTTAAGTGAACTGTTAATGGGCGTTTCAGAGGAGTTAATACTTCATGAAACGTATGCAAAAGAATGGGACATTGATTTGTCTAATAACTATATAAAAAAAGCCACTAAAAATTATACAGATTTTCTTGATGATACTTCCAAAAGACTTAGCTCCGTTGAAATAATGTTTGCAATGACTCCATGTATGCGACTTTATTCTTGGATAGGAAAAAGTTTGTATGAGGGGGATTTTGACACTAAATATAAAGAATGGATAATTACTTATTCTGATGAGAGCTTTGAAAAGCTAGCAGATTCACTTGAAATTCTTATTGAGACTAATAAAGAAAAATATGATATTAATCAGGCTAAATATTTATACAGGAGAGCTATGGAATTGGAGTTAGATTTTTTTAATGCATATTCAGATTTCTGA